From a single Pseudalkalibacillus hwajinpoensis genomic region:
- a CDS encoding 8-oxo-dGTP diphosphatase, protein MQRVTNCILNDEAHDRVLLLKKPRRGWWVAPGGKMESEESIRDSVIREFREETGVYLKNPKLKGIFTFIIKENDVTKSEWMMFTFLATEYDGEPVEKSEEGIVSWIKTDEVSELPMAPGDYHILDYMMKGHGIIYGTFTYTPDFKLLSYRLDPS, encoded by the coding sequence GTGCAACGCGTAACAAACTGTATTTTAAACGACGAAGCCCATGATCGAGTACTCTTATTGAAAAAACCAAGACGTGGATGGTGGGTTGCACCAGGTGGGAAAATGGAATCGGAAGAATCGATTCGTGATTCGGTGATTCGAGAGTTTCGAGAAGAAACAGGTGTGTATTTAAAAAACCCAAAACTTAAAGGTATTTTCACGTTCATTATTAAAGAAAATGACGTAACGAAATCTGAATGGATGATGTTTACTTTCCTTGCGACAGAATATGATGGAGAGCCGGTTGAAAAGTCGGAAGAAGGCATAGTTTCCTGGATAAAGACAGACGAAGTGAGTGAACTTCCAATGGCTCCAGGTGATTATCATATCCTTGATTATATGATGAAAGGTCACGGCATTATTTATGGAACTTTCACGTATACGCCAGATTTCAAGCTGCTTTCTTATAGACTTGACCCGTCTTAA
- the rapZ gene encoding RNase adapter RapZ, which yields MTESKDKRIHMVIITGMSGAGKTVAMQCFEDIGYFCIDNLPPTLLPKFVEMVDGSDGKLNKVALVMDLRGGAFFEHLVEAVDHLGVHDKLDAEILFLDSKDSTLVQRYKETRRSHPLAPEGLPLEGIKRERGMLEELKGRSQQIIDTSDIKPVQLREKIMDRFSNNEKENFGVNVMSFGFKYGIPIDADLVFDIRFLPNPHYVEHLRPKTGVDEEVANYVFKWKETQTFLDKLIDMLAYMLPQYKREGKSQLVIGIGCTGGKHRSVAFAEYIGHHFEPEYRTNITHRDVEKGKGH from the coding sequence ATGACCGAATCTAAAGATAAGCGTATCCATATGGTCATTATTACGGGAATGAGTGGCGCCGGAAAAACGGTAGCGATGCAATGTTTTGAGGATATTGGTTATTTCTGTATCGATAATTTGCCGCCAACACTTTTACCGAAATTTGTTGAAATGGTTGATGGATCAGACGGGAAGTTGAACAAGGTAGCACTTGTGATGGACCTGCGCGGTGGTGCTTTCTTCGAGCATCTTGTAGAAGCTGTCGATCACCTCGGTGTTCATGATAAGCTCGATGCGGAAATTCTATTCCTTGATTCAAAGGATTCTACTCTTGTTCAACGCTATAAAGAAACGAGAAGATCTCATCCCCTTGCACCAGAAGGACTCCCACTCGAAGGAATCAAGCGAGAAAGAGGTATGCTTGAAGAACTTAAGGGACGGTCCCAACAAATTATTGATACGAGTGATATTAAACCGGTTCAGCTCCGCGAGAAAATTATGGATCGCTTCTCTAATAACGAAAAAGAAAATTTCGGAGTTAACGTCATGTCTTTCGGATTTAAATATGGAATTCCGATTGATGCTGATCTTGTCTTTGATATTCGTTTTCTACCCAATCCTCATTATGTGGAGCATTTACGTCCAAAAACAGGAGTAGACGAAGAAGTCGCGAACTATGTATTTAAGTGGAAAGAAACACAGACATTTCTTGATAAATTGATTGATATGCTGGCCTATATGCTTCCCCAATATAAAAGAGAAGGGAAAAGTCAGCTCGTGATTGGAATTGGTTGTACGGGTGGCAAGCACCGATCGGTTGCATTTGCCGAATATATCGGCCATCATTTCGAACCGGAGTACCGTACCAATATTACGCATAGGGATGTTGAAAAAGGAAAGGGTCATTAA
- a CDS encoding gluconeogenesis factor YvcK family protein has product MDDTNLPKVVVIGGGTGLSVLLRGLKKFPVDITAIVTVADDGGSSGRLRDEFDIPPPGDVRNVITALSEVEPLLEGLMQHRFKNGNGLSGHSLGNLMLAAMTDITGDFVQGVREMCRVLNVRGKVLPASNQSVVLHAEMRDGTFVKGESQIPKTNKKIKKVFLSPPGIKALPESLQAIREADLIVLGPGSLYTSILPNLLVPGIAHEIQHAKARKVYVCNVMTQLGETENYTASDHVKALIDHIGYKLMDTIIVNEQMIPAFYAKRYAEERAEVVQYDENRLKSFGFHVISDKIIQYDEQYIRHDAKKISSILLSLLNDKK; this is encoded by the coding sequence ATGGATGACACGAATCTGCCAAAAGTCGTTGTCATTGGCGGTGGAACAGGATTGTCGGTGCTACTTCGTGGACTCAAAAAATTCCCTGTCGACATTACAGCGATTGTCACAGTCGCAGATGATGGGGGAAGTTCAGGACGATTGCGTGACGAGTTTGATATTCCTCCTCCTGGTGATGTGCGAAACGTTATTACTGCTTTATCAGAAGTTGAACCTCTTCTTGAGGGACTGATGCAACATCGTTTTAAGAATGGGAATGGTCTTTCAGGCCATTCGCTAGGTAATTTGATGCTTGCTGCAATGACAGACATTACGGGTGACTTTGTTCAGGGTGTAAGAGAAATGTGCCGGGTACTTAACGTGCGCGGTAAAGTACTACCTGCTTCGAATCAAAGTGTTGTTCTACATGCTGAAATGCGTGATGGAACATTTGTCAAAGGCGAATCTCAAATTCCAAAAACGAACAAAAAAATTAAGAAGGTCTTTCTCTCACCTCCGGGTATTAAAGCCCTTCCAGAATCTCTACAGGCAATTCGTGAAGCAGACCTGATTGTACTAGGTCCCGGAAGCCTTTATACAAGCATACTGCCAAACTTACTTGTACCTGGAATTGCGCATGAAATTCAACATGCTAAAGCGAGGAAAGTATACGTGTGTAATGTTATGACGCAGCTTGGTGAGACGGAGAATTATACAGCGAGTGACCATGTGAAGGCGCTCATTGATCACATCGGCTATAAACTTATGGATACCATTATTGTAAATGAACAAATGATTCCAGCTTTTTATGCAAAACGCTATGCTGAAGAACGTGCAGAGGTTGTGCAATATGACGAAAATCGTCTAAAGAGCTTTGGTTTTCATGTAATCAGTGATAAAATTATCCAATACGATGAGCAATATATACGCCACGATGCGAAAAAGATATCGTCGATTCTTTTATCTTTATTAAACGATAAAAAGTGA
- the whiA gene encoding DNA-binding protein WhiA, translated as MSFAADTKKELTQLESKPCCARSELAALIRMNGSISFGNRQLILNIPTEHAAIARRIYTLIKRIYHYDVELLVRKKMRLKKNNVYIVRVSAKARELLEDLGIMDNAFTFTRTIPKDFTKKSCCKRSYLRGAFLAGGSINHPETSYHLEIFSMYEEHTESLCELMNDFGLNAKMLERKKGYIVYIKEGEKITEFLSVVGAHRALLYFEDVRIMKDMRNSVNRIVNCETANLNKTVGAAFRQVENIRFIQREVGLEILPDKLREIAELRVKHQDVTLKELGEMVTGGAISKSGINHRLRKIDQIADKLRSGKPIS; from the coding sequence ATGTCGTTTGCTGCTGATACAAAGAAAGAGTTAACTCAATTAGAAAGTAAGCCCTGTTGTGCGAGATCAGAGCTTGCAGCATTAATTCGAATGAATGGATCAATATCGTTTGGAAACAGACAATTGATTTTAAACATTCCAACGGAACATGCTGCCATTGCAAGAAGGATTTATACACTAATAAAGCGGATCTATCATTATGATGTAGAATTACTTGTCCGTAAAAAAATGCGTCTAAAGAAGAACAATGTTTATATTGTTCGCGTGTCAGCAAAAGCGAGAGAACTCCTTGAGGATCTTGGTATTATGGATAACGCTTTTACCTTCACAAGAACGATTCCGAAAGATTTTACGAAAAAATCCTGCTGCAAACGCTCTTATTTAAGAGGGGCTTTTCTAGCAGGTGGATCTATTAACCATCCTGAAACTTCTTACCATCTAGAGATTTTCTCAATGTATGAAGAACATACTGAATCGCTTTGTGAATTGATGAATGATTTCGGGTTAAACGCCAAAATGCTTGAACGGAAAAAAGGGTACATTGTTTATATTAAAGAAGGCGAGAAAATCACAGAATTCCTCAGTGTAGTTGGCGCTCATCGGGCGTTGTTGTATTTTGAGGATGTTCGAATTATGAAGGACATGCGTAATTCCGTTAACCGGATTGTGAACTGTGAAACGGCCAACCTGAATAAAACAGTTGGCGCAGCTTTCCGCCAGGTTGAGAATATTCGTTTTATCCAGAGGGAAGTCGGGCTTGAAATACTTCCAGACAAATTAAGAGAGATTGCTGAACTTCGTGTGAAACATCAGGATGTTACTCTGAAAGAGCTTGGTGAAATGGTAACTGGGGGAGCGATTAGTAAATCTGGTATTAATCATCGGCTTAGGAAAATTGACCAGATTGCTGACAAACTTCGTTCTGGGAAACCAATCTCATAA
- a CDS encoding HPr family phosphocarrier protein, with the protein MVQKEVVVTLDTGLQARPAALFVQEANRFNSDIFLEKDGKKVNAKSIMGIMSLAVGTGASVVLTVKGNDEEDAISSLIDFVQKD; encoded by the coding sequence GTGGTTCAAAAAGAAGTGGTCGTTACATTGGATACAGGATTACAAGCACGACCTGCGGCGCTTTTCGTGCAGGAAGCCAATCGATTCAACTCAGACATTTTTCTTGAAAAAGATGGAAAGAAAGTAAATGCAAAGAGCATTATGGGGATTATGAGTCTTGCTGTTGGTACTGGAGCTTCAGTGGTACTTACAGTTAAAGGTAACGATGAAGAAGACGCTATTTCATCACTGATTGATTTTGTTCAAAAAGACTAA
- the clpP gene encoding ATP-dependent Clp endopeptidase proteolytic subunit ClpP, translating into MVLIPTVIEQTNRGERAYDIYSRLLKDRIIMLGTAIDDNVSNAVVAQLLFLAAEDPDKDISLYINSPGGSITAGMAIYDTMQFIKPKVSTICIGMAASMGAFLLASGEPGKRYALPNSEVMIHQPLGGTQGQASDIEIHAKRIIQMREKLNKILSDRTGQPIEQIDRDTDRDRFMEATEAKEYGLIDEVMEKKA; encoded by the coding sequence ATGGTTTTAATTCCAACGGTAATTGAACAAACAAACCGCGGTGAAAGAGCGTACGACATTTATTCTCGTCTTCTTAAGGACCGTATCATTATGCTCGGAACAGCGATTGACGACAACGTTTCAAACGCAGTAGTAGCTCAGCTCTTGTTTCTTGCAGCTGAAGACCCTGATAAAGACATCTCTCTTTACATCAACAGCCCGGGTGGCTCAATTACAGCCGGTATGGCGATCTATGATACAATGCAGTTTATTAAACCAAAAGTTTCAACCATCTGTATTGGTATGGCAGCTTCAATGGGCGCATTCCTACTAGCCTCAGGTGAACCAGGAAAGCGTTATGCACTTCCTAACAGTGAAGTTATGATTCACCAACCGCTTGGTGGTACACAGGGTCAAGCGTCTGATATTGAAATCCATGCGAAGCGCATCATTCAAATGCGTGAAAAGCTTAACAAGATTCTTTCTGACCGCACTGGTCAACCGATTGAACAAATTGATCGTGACACAGACCGTGACCGTTTCATGGAAGCAACCGAAGCGAAAGAGTATGGTTTGATTGATGAAGTAATGGAGAAAAAAGCATAA
- the rpoN gene encoding RNA polymerase factor sigma-54, protein MELGLIQKQTTKLVMTTQLQQAISILQYSTAELMEYVKEQALENPLIELQTPSWDRGVRSSRRSYSGVKQDPIEYAETRRSLHDELHEQARCLKLSKKIAGIVHYLIDNIDETGYLRINDFEVMQILKVRDSELEEAVRHVQLLDPVGIGARSLSECLYLQLNETGTMHELARNLVSENLKALASKKYKELSKQYRVSIEDIQRAADLIATLDPRPGSKWFFEKASFVVPDVMIQMKEGSYVVTLLDDELPALKVSNAYRSFETNEAAHYLRDKYQQVTWLLKSIEQRKQTLRSIMGVFIAHQQGFLRDGISELTPMTLKEVAIEADVHESTVSRAIKSKYVQTPHGLYALKDLFTSKLAGESIEGTSSSSVKLLIKELVEKEDKLKPLSDQKIVEALHIQKGVKVSRRTIAKYRDELNIVSSSKRKRFV, encoded by the coding sequence ATGGAATTAGGATTGATACAAAAGCAGACAACGAAACTTGTCATGACAACCCAGTTGCAACAAGCGATTTCCATTTTGCAGTATTCTACTGCAGAATTAATGGAGTATGTAAAAGAACAGGCGCTTGAAAATCCTCTCATCGAATTACAAACCCCGTCGTGGGATAGGGGAGTCAGATCTTCCAGGCGCTCTTATAGCGGAGTAAAACAGGATCCAATTGAATATGCCGAAACAAGAAGAAGTTTGCATGATGAGCTTCATGAACAGGCAAGATGTTTAAAGTTATCCAAAAAGATAGCAGGAATTGTCCATTATTTAATCGATAATATTGATGAGACAGGTTATCTAAGAATAAATGACTTTGAAGTGATGCAGATCCTTAAGGTGCGTGATAGTGAATTAGAAGAAGCGGTTCGGCATGTTCAATTGCTCGACCCTGTTGGCATAGGAGCCCGTTCGTTGTCGGAATGTCTTTATTTACAATTAAATGAAACTGGAACTATGCATGAACTGGCTAGAAATTTAGTGAGTGAAAATTTGAAAGCGTTAGCAAGTAAGAAATACAAAGAACTTTCTAAACAGTATCGTGTATCGATTGAAGACATACAGCGAGCTGCTGATCTGATTGCAACACTTGATCCTCGTCCGGGTTCAAAATGGTTTTTTGAAAAGGCTTCTTTTGTAGTGCCTGATGTTATGATTCAAATGAAAGAGGGAAGTTATGTCGTTACGCTATTAGATGATGAATTGCCTGCTTTGAAGGTAAGCAATGCTTACCGCTCCTTCGAGACCAATGAAGCTGCTCACTATTTAAGAGATAAATATCAGCAGGTTACCTGGCTTCTAAAGAGTATTGAACAAAGAAAGCAGACACTCAGGTCAATCATGGGTGTATTTATTGCCCACCAGCAGGGTTTCTTAAGGGACGGAATAAGTGAACTTACGCCAATGACTCTAAAGGAAGTGGCGATAGAGGCAGATGTACACGAATCTACAGTCAGCCGAGCTATTAAAAGCAAATATGTTCAGACACCTCATGGTCTTTATGCTTTAAAAGACTTATTTACTTCAAAGCTTGCAGGAGAATCAATCGAAGGGACTTCTTCTTCGAGTGTAAAATTACTGATTAAAGAACTTGTTGAGAAGGAGGATAAATTAAAGCCTCTTTCGGATCAAAAAATCGTAGAAGCACTTCATATTCAAAAAGGTGTGAAAGTTTCGAGACGAACAATCGCTAAATATAGAGATGAGTTAAACATAGTAAGTTCCTCTAAACGAAAGCGATTCGTGTAA
- a CDS encoding glutaredoxin family protein, translating to MSKSVILYTKEACPLCEKAHHLLEDLQREIPFSLNIVDIYQDDQFLEKYMLMIPVVEIDAEIVEYGRISKKSIRKRLL from the coding sequence TTGAGTAAATCGGTTATCTTATATACGAAAGAGGCCTGTCCACTTTGTGAAAAAGCCCACCATCTTCTAGAGGATCTTCAAAGAGAAATTCCATTTTCTTTAAACATTGTTGATATTTATCAGGATGATCAGTTTCTTGAGAAATATATGCTCATGATTCCAGTGGTTGAAATAGATGCAGAAATAGTGGAATATGGTCGAATATCAAAAAAATCCATAAGAAAACGCTTACTTTAA
- a CDS encoding sugar-binding transcriptional regulator, with protein MRSLLSLQQKLLPDMLEVMIKRYRVLRQLRLMQPIGRRSLANSLEITERVLRSEVTFLKDQGLLEMSVQGMHLTEEGEQLLMELEPVMNEVSGLDNLEERLKEKLGIPEVFIVPGDSDVTPWVKKEMGRAAVGRLKSFQLNDRVIAVTGGTTLAGVADMMIPSSDMKGTLFVPARGGLGEQVENQANTICAKMARKAHTDYRLLHVPDQLSEEAYQSLIEEPGVKDILEIIKSAGIVVHGIGEARTMAERRKSTLDVIDKIEQEHAVAEAFGYYFDQSGEVVHKVKTIGLQLEDLERSELVIAVAGGRSKAKAIEAYLKTGIQSILVTDEGAAKALLEGNSLY; from the coding sequence ATGCGCTCATTATTGTCACTTCAACAAAAACTATTACCAGATATGCTGGAAGTCATGATTAAGCGTTACCGAGTTCTTAGACAGCTCCGGCTAATGCAGCCGATTGGGCGCCGAAGTCTAGCGAACAGTCTTGAGATTACAGAGAGAGTGCTTCGTAGCGAAGTGACCTTCTTAAAAGACCAGGGTTTACTTGAAATGTCTGTACAGGGCATGCACCTGACAGAGGAAGGTGAACAGCTTTTGATGGAGCTTGAACCTGTTATGAATGAAGTATCGGGTCTCGATAATCTTGAGGAACGCTTGAAAGAAAAGCTTGGCATTCCAGAAGTATTTATTGTACCTGGTGATAGTGATGTTACTCCCTGGGTGAAGAAAGAAATGGGTAGAGCCGCTGTGGGACGCTTGAAAAGTTTTCAGCTCAACGATAGAGTCATTGCTGTAACAGGCGGTACCACACTCGCGGGTGTAGCCGATATGATGATCCCTTCTTCAGATATGAAGGGCACCCTGTTTGTACCGGCCCGTGGAGGTCTCGGGGAACAGGTGGAAAATCAGGCTAATACGATTTGCGCGAAGATGGCGCGAAAAGCCCATACCGACTATCGCTTACTACATGTTCCAGATCAATTGAGTGAAGAAGCCTATCAATCTTTAATTGAAGAACCTGGCGTCAAAGATATCCTTGAAATTATCAAGTCCGCCGGTATTGTGGTTCATGGGATTGGAGAAGCTAGAACAATGGCGGAAAGGCGCAAATCCACACTTGATGTGATCGACAAAATCGAGCAGGAGCACGCAGTCGCTGAAGCGTTCGGTTATTACTTCGACCAGTCTGGGGAAGTTGTTCACAAAGTGAAGACGATCGGACTACAGCTCGAGGATTTGGAACGAAGCGAATTAGTCATTGCGGTAGCCGGCGGCCGTTCAAAAGCAAAAGCAATCGAAGCCTATCTTAAGACAGGGATTCAAAGTATCCTTGTTACTGACGAAGGCGCCGCCAAAGCGTTACTAGAGGGAAATTCCCTTTATTAA
- the gap gene encoding type I glyceraldehyde-3-phosphate dehydrogenase — MATTKVGINGFGRIGRNVFRAALNNPGVEVVAVNDLTDANMLAHLLKYDTIHGELNVEVEVNGENLVVNGTEIKVLSERDPAQLGWGDLGVEVVVESTGRFTNREDAAKHLEAGAKKVVISAPAKDEDITVVLGVNEDKYDAANHHVISNASCTTNCLAPVAKVLNDKFGIKRGLMTTVHSYTNDQQILDLPHKDYRRARAAAENIIPTSTGAAKAVSLVLPELDGKLNGMAMRVPTPNVSIVDLVAELDADVSVDEVNAALKEAAEGDLKGYLGFSDEPLVSKDYNGNPNSSIVDGLSTMNIEGNLVKVISWYDNEWGYSSRVVDLVDYIAAKGL; from the coding sequence ATGGCAACAACAAAAGTAGGTATTAACGGTTTTGGACGTATTGGACGTAACGTATTCCGTGCAGCACTAAACAATCCTGGTGTTGAAGTCGTGGCAGTAAACGACCTCACAGATGCAAACATGCTTGCACACCTTCTTAAATATGACACTATTCATGGAGAGCTTAATGTAGAAGTTGAAGTTAATGGCGAGAACCTCGTAGTTAACGGAACTGAAATCAAAGTTCTTTCAGAGCGCGATCCTGCACAACTTGGATGGGGCGATCTTGGTGTTGAAGTGGTTGTTGAATCTACTGGACGTTTCACAAACCGTGAAGACGCTGCTAAGCACCTTGAAGCAGGAGCAAAGAAAGTTGTTATCTCTGCACCAGCTAAAGACGAAGACATCACAGTAGTTCTTGGTGTTAACGAAGATAAGTACGATGCAGCTAACCACCACGTTATCTCGAACGCATCTTGTACGACAAACTGTCTAGCACCAGTTGCTAAAGTATTGAACGATAAGTTCGGTATCAAGCGTGGTCTAATGACAACTGTTCACTCTTATACAAACGATCAGCAAATTCTTGATCTTCCACATAAAGACTACCGTCGTGCTCGTGCAGCAGCGGAAAACATCATCCCAACATCTACAGGCGCTGCAAAAGCAGTATCTCTAGTACTTCCTGAGCTTGATGGTAAGTTAAACGGTATGGCTATGCGTGTTCCAACTCCTAACGTATCTATCGTTGACCTTGTAGCTGAACTGGATGCAGACGTATCTGTTGATGAAGTAAATGCTGCACTTAAAGAAGCTGCTGAAGGCGATCTTAAAGGATACCTTGGCTTTAGCGATGAGCCACTTGTATCAAAAGACTATAACGGTAACCCGAACTCTTCTATTGTAGACGGTCTATCTACAATGAACATCGAAGGTAATCTTGTTAAAGTTATCTCTTGGTACGACAATGAGTGGGGCTATTCTAGCCGCGTAGTAGATCTTGTCGACTACATTGCTGCAAAAGGGCTATAA
- a CDS encoding phosphoglycerate kinase, which yields MNKKSIRDVDLKGKKVFCRVDFNVPMENGKVTDETRIRAALPTIQHLSDQGAKVILASHLGRPKGEAVDELRLDPVADRLSNLIGKTVTKTDAVYGEEVDRAIADLQDGELLLIENVRFEAGEEKNDEELAKKFAAMADLYVNDAFGAAHRAHASTEGIAHHIPAVAGFLMEKELEVLGNALSDPSRPFTAIIGGAKVKDKIGVIDHLLDKVDNLIIGGGLAYTFLKALGHEVGLSLLEEDKIDLAKSFMDKAKEKGVNFYMPQDVIIGDDFSNDANTKVVSIEEIPSDWEALDIGPKTRETYSKVIAESKLVIWNGPMGVFELEVYANGTKAVAEALANANDTYSVIGGGDSAAAVEKFGYADQMSHISTGGGASLEFMEGKELPGVVALNDK from the coding sequence ATGAACAAAAAGTCAATTCGTGATGTTGATTTAAAAGGCAAAAAGGTTTTTTGCCGCGTTGATTTTAATGTACCTATGGAGAATGGTAAGGTAACGGATGAAACGCGGATCAGAGCAGCACTTCCGACAATTCAGCACTTATCTGATCAAGGAGCAAAGGTGATTCTTGCGAGCCATCTTGGGCGCCCTAAAGGTGAAGCTGTTGATGAGCTTCGACTGGATCCTGTTGCAGACCGCTTGAGTAATCTTATTGGTAAAACAGTTACAAAAACTGATGCTGTGTACGGTGAAGAAGTAGACCGTGCTATTGCTGATCTTCAAGATGGTGAACTTCTTCTTATTGAGAACGTACGTTTTGAAGCTGGAGAAGAGAAGAATGATGAAGAGCTTGCGAAGAAATTTGCTGCAATGGCAGATCTTTACGTAAATGATGCTTTTGGCGCTGCACACCGTGCTCACGCTTCTACAGAAGGCATTGCTCATCATATCCCTGCTGTAGCTGGTTTCCTTATGGAAAAAGAACTTGAGGTTCTTGGAAACGCGCTTTCTGATCCTTCTCGCCCGTTTACTGCTATTATCGGCGGAGCGAAAGTTAAGGATAAAATCGGTGTCATTGATCACCTGCTTGATAAAGTAGACAATTTGATCATTGGTGGCGGTCTTGCTTATACATTCCTTAAAGCACTTGGACATGAAGTTGGTCTATCTCTTCTTGAAGAAGATAAGATTGATCTAGCAAAATCGTTCATGGATAAAGCGAAAGAAAAAGGCGTTAATTTCTATATGCCACAAGATGTCATTATTGGTGACGATTTCTCAAACGATGCTAACACGAAAGTGGTAAGCATTGAGGAAATTCCTTCTGACTGGGAAGCGCTAGATATCGGACCGAAAACAAGAGAAACGTATAGCAAAGTCATTGCGGAGTCAAAGCTCGTTATTTGGAACGGCCCTATGGGTGTGTTCGAACTAGAAGTATACGCTAACGGTACGAAAGCCGTAGCTGAAGCTCTAGCGAATGCTAATGACACGTATTCTGTTATCGGTGGAGGAGATTCTGCAGCAGCTGTTGAGAAATTCGGCTATGCGGATCAAATGAGTCATATCTCTACTGGCGGCGGTGCATCTCTTGAATTCATGGAAGGTAAAGAACTTCCTGGCGTCGTAGCACTTAACGACAAATAA
- the tpiA gene encoding triose-phosphate isomerase, producing MRKPIIAGNWKMNKTLTETKSFVDEVKGLIPDGDRVDSVVCAPALFLDYLTDELKGTSLQVGAQNMHFEENGAFTGEISPVALNDLGVGYVILGHSERRELFGETDEVVNQKTHAAFKHNLTPIICVGETLEQRESDVTEDIVKAQVQKAIAGLTNEQVAQSVIAYEPIWAIGTGKTATSDQANDVCSFIRGVLKDETSDETANAVRIQYGGSVKPGNIDELMGKSDIDGALVGGASLDAKSFLQLLEAGQNA from the coding sequence ATGCGCAAACCAATCATCGCAGGTAACTGGAAGATGAACAAAACACTTACTGAAACAAAAAGCTTTGTTGACGAAGTGAAAGGACTTATTCCTGATGGCGATCGCGTAGATTCCGTCGTCTGTGCTCCCGCTCTTTTCCTTGATTATTTAACGGATGAGCTAAAAGGAACATCACTTCAAGTAGGTGCTCAAAATATGCACTTTGAAGAAAACGGCGCGTTTACAGGCGAAATTAGCCCTGTGGCACTTAACGATCTTGGAGTCGGCTATGTCATTCTTGGTCACTCTGAACGTCGTGAGCTATTTGGTGAAACAGACGAAGTTGTTAACCAGAAGACTCATGCAGCGTTCAAACATAACTTAACACCAATTATCTGTGTCGGTGAAACGCTTGAACAGCGTGAAAGCGACGTTACTGAGGATATTGTAAAAGCACAAGTTCAAAAAGCAATTGCTGGATTAACAAATGAACAGGTAGCTCAATCCGTTATCGCATATGAGCCAATCTGGGCAATTGGTACCGGCAAAACAGCGACAAGCGATCAAGCGAATGATGTATGTTCGTTTATCCGCGGCGTCCTTAAAGACGAAACTTCTGACGAAACAGCTAATGCGGTCCGTATCCAATATGGCGGCAGTGTGAAACCTGGTAACATTGACGAGCTTATGGGTAAATCCGACATTGATGGAGCTTTAGTTGGCGGCGCAAGTCTTGATGCAAAATCTTTCCTTCAGCTGTTGGAGGCTGGTCAGAATGCCTAA